One genomic region from Melioribacteraceae bacterium encodes:
- a CDS encoding C1 family peptidase: MTRIKINLWTILLLFVTPLFLLGQEKSKKETYEFTMVHQVETTPVKNQARTGTCWSFATTSFIETELIRMGKGEHILSPMWFVRFAYPSKAEKYLRYHGQYNFGVGGQAHDVTNVIKEYGFVPEEIYKGLNTGDEEHNHGEMSSVLEGIMDGVKKNRGGKITPLWKNVLESTLNIYLGIPPEQFTYQGSVYTPVSFAEKLGFNPDNYVELTSYNHKPFYTKFDLEIPDNWSKDFYYNLPVDDLMKVMENALANGYSVCWDGDVSEKEFDRKKGTAIIPLDPADIKEGEEGDGPVKEKMVTQEMRQESFDNYTTTDDHLMHLTGIAVDQNGTKYYYTKNSWGTKDKKFDGFWYMSEPYVRLKTVAIMIHKDAIPNDIKTKLGL; the protein is encoded by the coding sequence ATGACCCGTATTAAAATTAATTTATGGACTATTCTGCTGCTGTTTGTTACTCCTTTATTTCTATTAGGACAGGAAAAGAGTAAAAAGGAAACCTATGAATTTACGATGGTGCATCAGGTAGAGACTACTCCGGTAAAAAACCAGGCGAGAACAGGAACCTGCTGGTCTTTTGCAACAACATCATTTATTGAAACTGAATTGATTAGAATGGGTAAAGGGGAACATATCCTTTCCCCGATGTGGTTTGTCCGTTTTGCATATCCATCCAAAGCCGAAAAGTATCTGCGGTATCATGGTCAGTATAATTTCGGAGTTGGCGGACAGGCGCATGATGTAACAAATGTAATAAAGGAATACGGATTCGTGCCCGAAGAAATTTATAAAGGATTGAATACAGGCGACGAAGAACATAATCACGGTGAAATGTCTTCCGTGCTTGAAGGAATAATGGACGGTGTTAAAAAGAACCGGGGCGGAAAAATTACACCGTTATGGAAAAACGTTCTGGAATCAACGCTTAATATCTACCTTGGTATTCCCCCTGAACAATTTACTTATCAGGGGAGCGTATACACGCCCGTCAGCTTTGCAGAAAAACTCGGATTCAATCCCGACAATTATGTTGAACTGACATCCTATAATCACAAACCCTTTTATACCAAATTCGACCTGGAGATTCCCGACAATTGGAGCAAAGACTTTTATTACAATCTGCCTGTCGACGATCTGATGAAAGTAATGGAGAATGCCCTGGCGAACGGTTATTCGGTCTGCTGGGATGGCGACGTGAGCGAAAAAGAATTTGACAGAAAGAAAGGAACGGCCATAATACCTCTTGATCCGGCTGATATAAAAGAAGGAGAAGAAGGGGACGGCCCGGTAAAGGAAAAGATGGTTACACAGGAAATGAGACAGGAATCGTTCGATAATTACACAACAACGGACGATCATCTGATGCATCTTACCGGCATTGCGGTCGATCAGAACGGAACAAAGTATTATTACACAAAGAACTCGTGGGGGACAAAAGACAAAAAATTTGACGGATTCTGGTACATGAGCGAACCATATGTAAGACTAAAAACTGTTGCTATTATGATACATAAAGATGCTATACCAAATGATATAAAAACAAAACTGGGGCTATAA
- the uvrB gene encoding excinuclease ABC subunit UvrB: protein MPAFELISNYKPAGDQPKAINELVEGLNRGVKHQTLLGVTGSGKTYTMSNVIQQLNRPTLIISHNKTLAAQLYSEFKSFFPNNAVEFFISYYDYYQPEAYVVKRDLYIEKDFSVNEEIDRLRLKATTSLIEGRRDVIIVASVSCIYGIGAPDEYARQILFLHKGEYIERKKLLRNLIDIYYVRNDADFSRGTFRARGDVVEIIPAYQYEEAVRVEFWGDEIERISIIDSITGNVISEVESAPIYPAKYFVTTKEQVNRAIQSIDEELRDRLKYFWAQEKYVEAQRLEQRTKFDIEMMREIGYCSGIENYSRHMDNRPPGSRPYCLFDYFPKDFLLIIDESHVTVPQIRGMYNGDRSRKEVLVEYGFRLPSALDNRPLKFEEYDALTNQVIYVSATPADYELAKSGGVFVEQVIRPTGLLDPEIEVRPIKGQIDDLIGEIRKRVEKNERTLVTTLTKKMAEDLSDYLDKLKIKVRYIHSDIDALERVEIIRDLRIGDFDVLVGVNLLREGLDLPEVSLVAILDADKEGFLRSERSLMQTAGRTARNVNGKVMMYADVITESMRKTIQETDRRRKLQEEYNKEHGITPKTIFKSVEEILSSTSIADVRKKDYEKEEAQFLKVAEPVVRFMTKEQKEELIEQMTDEMLTAARDLEFERAAFLRDEIEKMKKLVK from the coding sequence ATGCCGGCTTTTGAATTAATATCGAATTACAAACCCGCAGGCGATCAGCCCAAAGCAATTAATGAGCTTGTAGAAGGACTTAACCGGGGGGTAAAGCACCAGACTCTGCTCGGTGTTACCGGCAGCGGTAAGACTTATACAATGTCTAATGTGATTCAGCAGCTAAACCGCCCCACGCTTATAATTTCTCACAACAAGACTCTTGCCGCACAGCTCTACTCCGAATTTAAATCCTTCTTTCCAAATAATGCTGTTGAGTTTTTTATCAGCTATTATGATTATTATCAGCCGGAAGCATATGTTGTTAAGCGGGATCTTTACATCGAGAAGGATTTTTCTGTTAACGAAGAGATTGACCGCCTGCGCCTTAAAGCAACAACATCGCTGATAGAAGGAAGACGCGATGTGATTATTGTTGCGAGTGTTTCATGCATCTATGGTATCGGAGCCCCCGACGAGTATGCCCGCCAGATCCTTTTTCTGCATAAAGGAGAATATATTGAAAGAAAAAAACTATTAAGGAATCTGATAGATATCTATTATGTCCGGAACGACGCCGATTTTTCCAGAGGAACTTTTAGGGCGAGGGGCGATGTAGTGGAAATAATTCCGGCTTATCAGTATGAGGAGGCGGTAAGGGTTGAATTCTGGGGTGATGAGATTGAGAGAATTTCAATTATCGATTCTATAACCGGTAATGTTATAAGCGAGGTAGAATCCGCCCCAATCTATCCGGCAAAATATTTCGTTACCACCAAGGAGCAGGTTAACAGAGCAATTCAATCAATTGATGAGGAGCTTCGGGATCGGTTAAAATATTTCTGGGCGCAGGAGAAATATGTGGAAGCACAGAGGCTTGAACAGCGCACTAAGTTCGATATTGAGATGATGAGGGAGATAGGGTATTGCAGCGGCATAGAAAATTATTCGCGGCATATGGATAACCGCCCGCCTGGTTCAAGACCATACTGTTTATTCGACTATTTCCCTAAAGACTTTCTGCTGATTATTGATGAATCGCATGTAACTGTTCCGCAGATAAGGGGGATGTATAACGGCGACCGTTCCCGGAAGGAGGTTCTTGTTGAATACGGATTCAGGCTTCCGAGCGCTCTCGATAATCGTCCTCTTAAATTCGAAGAGTACGATGCATTAACCAATCAGGTGATATATGTAAGCGCAACTCCTGCCGATTATGAACTCGCCAAAAGCGGCGGCGTTTTTGTTGAGCAGGTTATTCGTCCGACCGGGCTGCTTGATCCCGAAATTGAAGTAAGACCTATTAAAGGTCAGATTGACGACCTGATAGGGGAGATCAGAAAACGGGTTGAAAAAAATGAAAGAACTCTTGTAACCACACTTACTAAAAAAATGGCCGAAGATCTTTCCGATTACCTGGATAAATTGAAAATTAAAGTCCGATATATTCATAGTGATATCGACGCACTTGAAAGAGTTGAAATAATTAGGGACCTTCGGATCGGAGACTTTGACGTTCTTGTCGGCGTTAATCTTTTGCGCGAGGGACTGGATTTGCCCGAGGTTTCACTTGTCGCAATTCTGGATGCTGATAAAGAGGGTTTTCTTAGGAGTGAGAGATCGCTTATGCAGACAGCCGGCAGAACCGCCAGAAATGTAAACGGGAAAGTAATGATGTATGCCGATGTGATTACTGAATCGATGCGTAAAACAATTCAGGAAACGGATAGACGCAGAAAGTTACAGGAGGAATACAACAAAGAACACGGCATTACTCCAAAGACCATTTTTAAAAGTGTTGAAGAGATTCTTTCCTCAACATCTATTGCTGATGTTAGAAAGAAGGATTATGAAAAAGAGGAAGCTCAATTCCTTAAAGTTGCCGAACCGGTTGTGCGCTTTATGACAAAAGAACAGAAAGAGGAACTGATAGAACAGATGACGGATGAAATGCTTACCGCCGCCAGGGATCTTGAGTTTGAAAGAGCGGCTTTCCTCAGGGACGAAATTGAAAAAATGAAAAAGCTGGTTAAATAA
- a CDS encoding isoaspartyl peptidase/L-asparaginase — MKNIVKFFGLIIPLFILSFVNSPAQEKKFGLVIHGGAGRILKSNMSPERETEYTNTLTRVLEAGYKILSEGGTSLDAVQTVIRMMEDSPLFNAGKGAVLTEKGVAELDASVMDGKTLAAGAVAGIKHVKSPITLARLVMEKSPHVMLIGDGAEEFAKENNLEMVENSYFITKERWESYQKTINRREEAKKIEKHGTVGAVALDMEGNIAAGTSTGGMMMKKFGRVGDAPIIGAGTYADNRTCGVSATGSGEYFIRIGVAKDISSLMQYKGMDLLSASAEAIKKVGDLGGAGGVICLDKDGNVAMPFNTEGMYRGYYMSGNPPVVKIYND; from the coding sequence ATGAAGAACATAGTCAAATTTTTTGGTCTGATCATCCCCCTTTTCATTTTATCCTTTGTAAATTCACCGGCCCAGGAGAAAAAATTCGGTTTGGTAATACACGGAGGCGCCGGCAGAATTCTTAAATCGAATATGAGTCCCGAAAGGGAAACGGAATACACAAACACATTAACGCGCGTGCTGGAAGCGGGCTACAAAATTCTTTCGGAGGGAGGAACATCTCTCGACGCTGTCCAGACAGTTATCCGGATGATGGAAGACTCCCCATTGTTTAATGCCGGTAAAGGAGCAGTTTTGACAGAGAAGGGTGTTGCCGAACTCGATGCTTCGGTAATGGACGGCAAAACTCTTGCCGCGGGGGCTGTAGCCGGAATTAAACATGTTAAAAGCCCCATTACGCTTGCGCGACTGGTAATGGAAAAATCGCCTCATGTAATGTTGATTGGAGACGGAGCCGAAGAGTTTGCCAAAGAGAATAATCTAGAAATGGTAGAAAACAGTTATTTCATTACAAAGGAAAGATGGGAATCATATCAGAAGACGATTAATCGCCGCGAAGAGGCAAAGAAGATTGAGAAGCACGGAACGGTCGGCGCCGTGGCTCTCGATATGGAGGGGAATATTGCGGCCGGAACTTCGACCGGAGGAATGATGATGAAAAAATTCGGACGTGTTGGCGACGCACCGATTATTGGAGCCGGGACTTATGCGGATAACAGAACATGCGGTGTCTCTGCAACAGGAAGCGGCGAGTATTTTATCCGGATCGGCGTTGCAAAAGATATCTCTTCTCTTATGCAGTATAAAGGAATGGATCTTTTGTCCGCCTCAGCAGAAGCAATAAAAAAAGTTGGTGATCTCGGAGGAGCCGGCGGGGTTATCTGCCTTGATAAAGATGGTAATGTTGCAATGCCTTTCAACACCGAGGGAATGTACCGCGGATACTACATGAGCGGTAACCCACCGGTTGTAAAAATTTATAACGACTGA
- a CDS encoding DUF3078 domain-containing protein: MKKIILLSLITAVSLVNGQEADSIKGKWDPSLTTGLGISQIAFSNWVKGGENSIAWTLIGDFLLNKESKPWSFKNQIKAQYGRAKIGEDTYRTTTNDLYVENLASYNLGWAVSPFASNAIRTQVSKGFDYKKTDTPNISDFFDPGYITQTIGFTYDRFSNIVTRFGIAFQEVITNKFTQYSDDPATPEIEKFKFETGIESVTDIALELDTNLKWKSKVRFFSRFESLDVWDVLWDNTVTGKVNSWLSVNFTYILLYEKAQSLRTQMKEGLQIGITYTLL; encoded by the coding sequence ATGAAAAAAATAATATTATTATCTCTGATAACCGCCGTTTCTTTAGTTAACGGACAGGAGGCTGATTCCATAAAGGGGAAATGGGATCCCTCTTTAACAACGGGACTTGGAATCAGTCAGATTGCTTTCAGCAACTGGGTAAAAGGCGGTGAAAATTCAATTGCGTGGACATTGATCGGTGATTTTTTGCTTAACAAGGAGAGCAAACCCTGGTCGTTTAAAAACCAGATAAAGGCCCAGTACGGAAGAGCCAAGATCGGAGAGGATACATACCGGACAACTACAAACGATCTATATGTAGAAAACCTTGCCAGTTACAATCTCGGTTGGGCGGTAAGTCCGTTTGCTTCTAATGCCATCAGAACCCAGGTTTCAAAAGGATTCGATTATAAAAAAACCGACACGCCGAATATTTCCGATTTTTTCGACCCCGGTTACATAACACAAACGATCGGTTTTACATATGATAGATTTTCGAATATTGTTACCCGTTTCGGTATCGCGTTTCAGGAGGTAATAACGAATAAATTCACGCAGTATTCGGACGATCCCGCCACGCCTGAAATAGAAAAATTCAAGTTTGAAACCGGCATTGAATCTGTCACCGATATTGCGCTTGAACTCGATACAAATCTGAAATGGAAAAGCAAGGTCCGTTTCTTTTCACGTTTCGAAAGTCTGGACGTTTGGGATGTCTTGTGGGATAACACCGTAACCGGCAAAGTAAATTCCTGGCTCAGCGTAAACTTTACATATATTCTTCTGTATGAAAAAGCACAGTCGTTAAGAACTCAAATGAAAGAAGGATTGCAAATAGGAATTACTTACACGCTCTTATAA
- a CDS encoding SufE family protein, giving the protein MTIHRIQEEIIKEFEQYIEWEDRYKRIIEIGKELPPLNETLRTEKYKLAGCQSQVWINAKLENGKIYFEADSDASIVKGLIALLIRVYSGHTPEEILENPPDFFRRIGIDSHLSPTRKNGLSAMMKQIQMYALAFKALNKKNQGDNINQQGG; this is encoded by the coding sequence ATGACTATACATAGAATTCAGGAAGAAATAATAAAAGAATTTGAGCAGTATATTGAGTGGGAAGACAGGTATAAAAGAATTATTGAAATAGGAAAGGAGCTTCCCCCTCTTAATGAAACTCTGCGGACAGAAAAATATAAACTTGCAGGATGCCAGTCTCAGGTCTGGATAAATGCAAAATTAGAAAACGGAAAGATCTATTTCGAAGCTGATAGTGACGCTTCGATTGTTAAGGGATTAATTGCACTTTTGATAAGAGTCTATTCCGGCCATACTCCGGAGGAAATACTGGAGAATCCTCCCGATTTTTTCAGGCGAATTGGAATCGACAGTCATCTCTCCCCAACAAGAAAGAACGGCCTTTCGGCTATGATGAAACAGATTCAGATGTACGCTCTGGCTTTTAAAGCGCTTAATAAAAAAAACCAGGGCGACAATATTAATCA
- a CDS encoding DUF1761 domain-containing protein → MELHNQINYLAVLVCGIIALGIGAFWYSHMFLGKVWVAALDKSEDELKKDFKPLKAYSVSFLAELVLAFVLAMIMSYVGVSTPEEGIKVAFMAAIGFIATTMTVNFLFEGRTFQQFVIDGGYHFIVLLINGLILGAWPA, encoded by the coding sequence ATGGAGTTACACAATCAAATCAATTATCTGGCAGTTCTCGTTTGCGGAATAATCGCACTGGGAATAGGCGCTTTCTGGTATAGCCATATGTTTTTAGGAAAAGTCTGGGTCGCCGCTCTCGATAAGTCCGAAGATGAGTTGAAGAAGGATTTCAAACCGCTTAAAGCATATTCCGTTTCATTTCTTGCGGAACTGGTTCTGGCTTTTGTTCTCGCAATGATTATGAGTTATGTCGGAGTTTCTACGCCCGAAGAAGGGATTAAAGTGGCGTTTATGGCTGCGATCGGATTTATTGCAACAACAATGACGGTTAATTTTTTATTCGAAGGAAGAACCTTCCAGCAATTCGTCATCGACGGCGGTTATCATTTTATTGTTCTGCTGATTAACGGATTAATATTGGGTGCGTGGCCTGCCTGA
- a CDS encoding tetratricopeptide repeat-containing sensor histidine kinase has protein sequence MYKQILFLLLIFSCTLQSQNTIDSIRGKISSLDDSSKARVLLEETWKRRSNDPLAAIQLGKEALKIYFDLKDRSGEARANNYLGITYVNTGALEIAYEYHIAALRAAENAGNSIQVAYSYNNIGEIFRLKNNVVAATENIQRAIQIFESVNDQRGLAYCYVNMGRLYAAQEDPGRALELFEKSEKIAVSLNLEEMRGRILLAIARISQRSGDFSRAEKSYVALEKLYEKLNYQKGIAEVWSGLSDVLYRKGELRKALEYSFRSLDLNKKILNAVGEVNNLNSLAGIYLSLNNLKAGEEFLSLALKKSNELNSSSLIASTYKKYYELYKKSGRLDSALYYFEKFNTLKDSIVTKDEMIKLGELESLIKFEKSEREKEILQNDLNHQIRQRNYLVVITVLFLVIAVILTFRYFEKKKVSEELNRINIVKDKFFRIIAHDLREPFGATFSALGLLRDQYDELSETEKKDAIEVVSGLIKKDFDLLENLLMWAKNQRREIKFEPSTIYLQSVVDKIIALVSSRISAKNILVENICGDNDTVLADEEMLNAILRNVIFNAVKFTNHGGQITISCNHISEESVITIKDNGIGMDKNTIKDLFSLDTKNTSIGTAGESGSGLGMILVKEFVDMHKGKIEIESESGKGTTVTIILPSKKA, from the coding sequence ATGTACAAACAGATATTATTTCTTCTGTTAATATTTTCGTGCACTCTCCAATCTCAAAACACGATCGATTCAATCCGCGGCAAAATTTCTTCTCTCGACGATTCATCAAAAGCCAGAGTCCTTCTTGAAGAAACCTGGAAGCGAAGAAGTAACGACCCTTTAGCAGCCATTCAGCTCGGGAAAGAGGCGCTGAAAATTTACTTCGATCTGAAAGACCGATCCGGTGAGGCAAGAGCCAATAACTATCTCGGGATAACATATGTTAATACCGGCGCTTTAGAAATAGCTTATGAATATCACATTGCCGCATTAAGAGCGGCTGAAAATGCGGGAAATTCAATTCAAGTTGCTTACTCCTACAATAACATAGGCGAGATTTTCAGACTAAAGAATAATGTGGTTGCCGCTACAGAGAATATACAGCGTGCAATCCAAATTTTCGAATCGGTTAACGATCAGAGGGGATTGGCATACTGTTATGTTAATATGGGTCGGTTATATGCAGCACAGGAAGATCCCGGACGCGCGCTCGAACTCTTCGAAAAATCCGAAAAAATTGCCGTCAGCCTGAACCTCGAAGAGATGCGCGGCAGAATACTTCTGGCAATTGCAAGAATTTCTCAAAGGAGCGGTGATTTTTCACGGGCAGAGAAATCCTATGTTGCGCTCGAAAAGTTATACGAAAAACTTAACTATCAGAAAGGGATCGCGGAGGTCTGGAGCGGCTTAAGCGATGTCTTATACCGCAAGGGGGAACTGCGGAAAGCCCTCGAATATTCTTTTAGATCTCTCGATTTGAACAAGAAAATATTAAATGCTGTCGGCGAAGTAAATAATTTAAACAGTCTTGCCGGGATATATCTCTCATTAAATAATCTTAAAGCCGGAGAAGAATTCCTTTCGCTCGCACTAAAAAAATCGAACGAGTTAAACTCATCCTCGCTGATAGCTTCTACTTATAAAAAATACTACGAACTTTATAAAAAAAGCGGACGTCTAGACAGCGCCCTATACTATTTTGAGAAATTCAACACTTTAAAAGACTCGATTGTTACCAAGGACGAGATGATTAAGCTGGGAGAGCTTGAATCTCTTATTAAGTTTGAGAAATCGGAACGAGAAAAGGAAATTCTTCAGAACGATCTAAATCATCAAATACGACAGCGAAATTATCTTGTAGTGATTACAGTTCTATTTCTAGTAATTGCCGTAATTCTGACTTTCCGTTATTTCGAAAAGAAAAAAGTATCTGAGGAGCTGAACAGAATAAATATAGTAAAGGATAAATTTTTCAGAATTATAGCTCACGACCTGCGTGAACCTTTCGGCGCTACTTTTTCCGCACTTGGACTTTTAAGGGATCAGTACGACGAACTGAGCGAGACAGAGAAAAAGGACGCTATTGAGGTTGTCAGCGGACTGATTAAAAAAGATTTCGACCTACTGGAAAATCTTCTTATGTGGGCCAAGAACCAGCGCCGCGAGATTAAATTTGAACCATCAACAATCTATTTACAAAGTGTTGTGGATAAAATTATTGCTCTTGTTTCATCCCGCATATCAGCTAAAAACATTTTAGTGGAAAATATCTGTGGCGATAATGATACTGTCCTGGCCGACGAGGAGATGCTTAACGCAATACTTCGAAATGTGATTTTCAATGCCGTTAAATTTACAAACCACGGGGGACAGATAACAATATCCTGCAACCATATTAGCGAAGAGAGTGTTATTACTATAAAAGATAACGGCATCGGTATGGATAAAAACACAATAAAGGATCTTTTTTCACTCGATACGAAAAATACTTCTATCGGAACAGCGGGCGAATCCGGCTCGGGTCTCGGTATGATTCTCGTTAAAGAATTTGTAGATATGCACAAGGGAAAAATTGAAATAGAAAGCGAATCCGGTAAAGGAACGACTGTAACTATTATTCTGCCCAGTAAAAAAGCGTAA
- a CDS encoding redoxin domain-containing protein, producing MKSIKLISFQFLFIMVAFSYTYINAQPAMLEKQMADFTMPSIDGKSVSLSDYKGKNVLLVFPRGYAAEGRWCSICNYQYAQLLELEKRTKGKFDLQILYIFPYSEETTHAWIDSFPEQLALIEDMKNPKDESDASKRRAEFAKSYFTEKYEFKKGEVPTPFPILIDSSRTVSKSLRLFMNEWGGSKVDQNIPAVFLIDKNGVLKFKYVGQSTTDRPGVNYLIKVMDSLL from the coding sequence ATGAAATCGATTAAATTAATTTCGTTTCAATTTCTGTTTATCATGGTTGCCTTTTCCTATACTTATATAAATGCTCAGCCGGCGATGCTTGAAAAGCAAATGGCGGATTTTACAATGCCATCTATTGACGGCAAGAGTGTCTCCCTCTCGGATTACAAAGGGAAAAATGTTCTGCTAGTTTTTCCAAGGGGCTACGCGGCAGAAGGAAGATGGTGCTCCATTTGTAATTACCAGTATGCTCAATTACTTGAACTCGAAAAACGGACCAAAGGAAAATTCGATCTTCAAATACTCTATATATTCCCGTACAGCGAAGAGACCACGCACGCATGGATCGATTCTTTTCCGGAACAGCTAGCTTTAATAGAGGATATGAAAAATCCTAAAGATGAAAGCGATGCAAGCAAACGTAGGGCTGAATTCGCAAAGAGCTATTTCACAGAGAAGTATGAATTCAAGAAGGGGGAGGTTCCTACTCCATTTCCGATACTGATTGATTCATCGCGTACCGTATCCAAATCCCTTCGCCTATTTATGAATGAATGGGGCGGGTCTAAGGTTGATCAGAATATTCCCGCGGTTTTTCTGATTGATAAAAACGGTGTTCTGAAATTTAAGTATGTGGGACAATCTACAACCGATAGACCGGGTGTAAATTATTTAATTAAGGTAATGGATTCATTATTATAA